In the Armatimonadota bacterium genome, CTACTGGCGCGAGATCATGCCCCGCTACCCCGGCGCCCAGGTCATCGTCGAGGTGAAGTGCTCGCAGGCCCTGGTAGAGGAGGTCCAGCGGCTGGGCGGCCGGCCGTTCTTCTACCGCACCGGGCATTCGCTCATCAAGGCCAAGATGCGCGAGATCGGCGCCGTCTTCACCGGCGAGATGTCGGGCCACATGTTCTTCGCCGACGAGTACTACGGCTTCGACGACGCCGTCTACGCCGCCGGCCGCCTGCTGCGCATCCTCTCCCACACCGACCGGCCGCTGTCGGCGCTGCTGGCCGACGTGCCCCAGTACCCCGTCACCCCCGAGGTGCGCGTCGCCTGTCCCGACGACCGGAAGTTCGCCGTGGTGGCCGCGCTGGTCGAGCAGTTCAAGCGCGACCACCAGGTGATCGACGTCGACGGCGCGCGGGTACTGTTCCCCGACGGGTGGGGGCTCGTGCGGGCCAGCAACACCCAGCCGGTGCTGGTGCTGCGGGCCGAGGCGACCACTGAAGCGGGGCTGGCCCGAATCAAAGCGGCCATCGAGGAGGCGCTGCGCCGCTTCCCCGAGGTCGGCCGGCCGCGGTGGTGAGCGGTCTACCCGAGACCGAGCCCTTCTGCCTTTGCCGCTGCTGTCAGCTGGGCGTCGAACGACAGGACCCGCACTTCGGGCAGGTCTGCCTGGAGGGTCTTCGCGGTGGCGAGGTGCCACAGGTCAGCGCCTCGTAGCGGCCATCGCGTCGACAGGGTACGCACGAGCGCCCAGTCGGGCGAGGCACGCACACGCCGCCAGGGCCCACGTTCCAACACGTCGCGAGCTGCGGTGAGCAGGACGGGCGGCAGCGCACGCTCCCTGCTAGCTCTGCCGATCACCGCATGCGCCTCAGCCCACGCCAGACTCGACAGGAGGTGGAGCCCCGGCCGCTGGGCCCATCGGTGCGCCGCGACGCTGTGGGCGTCGCGAAACAGCGCCGCCAGCACCGCCGAGGTGTCCCAGTAGAGGACGACCTCGGTTGCGGATCTCACGGTGACCGCTCTCCCCAAAGCCGCCGTCGTGGCAGGTCCCACCGGGACCGCGCTTCCTGAAGCCACCGCAGCGCGAGCCCTCTTCGCAGCGGTAATGGCGGCGGCAGCGGCTCCGCGGGACGGGCAGGCTCGAGCACTCCGGCGTCCTCCAACTGCTTGATCCGCTGCGCGAGCGACAGCGATGCGGGCGTGACCGGCGCCAGCCTGGCCACCGGTTTGCCCCGCGCCGTGATGATCCACTCCCGGCCCCGGCTGACCTCGTCCACCAGTCTGCTCAACCGGGCCTTGGCCTCCCGAATCCCGACGGTTCTCGCGCCCATCGCGCTCCTCGGATATGGTATTGTGGTGCTGTGAACTACATAATTATTGTGATCCTCGAGACCACATCTGTCAAGCGCCGTCCCGGCGCCGCACGTGCCCTGCGCGCCCGGCATCCGCCGCCAGCGCCAGCAGGGCGAAGAAGCCAAACCCCAGGTGCACCGAAAGCACCGTGCCGTCGAACATCTGCGTCACCAGGAGCGTCACCAGGGCGGCCAGTACCGCGGTGGCCACAGTGCGCTCGCGCGAGCCCGAGGGACTGCGGACCGTCCAGCGCCAGGCGGCCCGAAGGCCTGCGCCGCAGAGCGTGACCAGGCCTGCCGTACCCACCACGCCAGTCTCCACGAGGAAGTTCAGCACCAGGTTGTGTGCAAACGGCGGCTCGGGTTCGGGCGCGTCGGGAGGCCGGTAGCGCGCGTAAGCGTGCTGGAAGGTGCCAAACCCGGTCCCGAGCACCGGATGCGCGGCGAACATGCGGACGGACGTGGCCCACAGCACCAACCGGTT is a window encoding:
- a CDS encoding type II toxin-antitoxin system VapC family toxin, which translates into the protein MRSATEVVLYWDTSAVLAALFRDAHSVAAHRWAQRPGLHLLSSLAWAEAHAVIGRASRERALPPVLLTAARDVLERGPWRRVRASPDWALVRTLSTRWPLRGADLWHLATAKTLQADLPEVRVLSFDAQLTAAAKAEGLGLG
- a CDS encoding type II toxin-antitoxin system prevent-host-death family antitoxin; protein product: MGARTVGIREAKARLSRLVDEVSRGREWIITARGKPVARLAPVTPASLSLAQRIKQLEDAGVLEPARPAEPLPPPLPLRRGLALRWLQEARSRWDLPRRRLWGERSP